One window of Magallana gigas chromosome 2, xbMagGiga1.1, whole genome shotgun sequence genomic DNA carries:
- the LOC117681323 gene encoding uncharacterized protein isoform X2: MSQQNHKLFMRITGNSYRSLSKLIKPSMSLDSGIGSLGCSDEYVVRRLFVFIKDNLIFESLQDGLMQKKLLSEREKEEYVISNCARHYWSERLLKLIIRKERCKKFVAFIHQMACHKHVSEKIMEVQEKAKGGTLKAANGAVQRRVNLTLTHELLQRHFACLYMELEPREIADEMFQAGHLTLFDHDNVTESNQRYKRLSFLLNILMKKELYAQLVCTLQSLGYRSVLDTLQKDRKLKNKPSEYSTCIQHNFILLQENIPCFGDARFLMEHELDPTNISDIESCKNAVRKISKLLKILLIRGKSACKEFFRVMEVDLKREDLIQKMKYKSAEIKRRGKPNLNQRHRSLRTPCLQEHEEFLNEELEPLDICDLLFEEGAMEISAHDKITETSRRQKQMKYLLETVNGNENDCFHFFLYILQKEGYESILDELKKSAPGAVGAVPHEQSENLRLSIRVAREPDDVGNGDIHMRLSVGGRTGPQVEQVLQDSHSSGTEILEEAILHGVVDIRGVSSGSIVLQLRPVTDQAVQTLLNVRDNNRLVEMIVGMLKKVNIASMMDGTEPLEIKVQVYKANPVGVISKAEDAELIKKRLKAHRNVLVSELEPRAIAHVLSKSKAFAKSAIDSVLNADSCNDRVENLLSLVEDGDSEVVKEFVTALKDLGYSSIVELIDPPDIHNRAENIRKMITSNYKNILEEMQMKLAKETLSKCVGDVDEIREKILPKNGNRKKRMSSFLQFILQDDHNVIEFEKMLRNNDLEDLLKIDENVQGEHIPTQGIELTFVEDRIHSSSEGVLFEAVITLSQTVKSDRKIQQKVGKVSEETGGQQGETGAKQLDIDFEKMHLDESPPRRQRLDMTPTSPDIPLKGNESISSVSSSTSLKSIISDAEEDKNPGKTFTKNVPSLKKKKNVVKTFGHEERFDPQKEADVPLPPVRKSALYDEISKKGADFAGSSALPTYQTVLSQTYKLVAAIDFGTTYSGYAFSWKKDPANFVTLKSSSSDKLSEKEPSVLLMDRSEHLVDFGQEAVLKYKEFCEEKLQQDYFYFSNFKMTLHRNENLSRKTIIQDDKGRECLAVTVFSLSIKYFKERLLHQLDKSKDHCSNEDIRWVLTVPAIWGEQAKQLMQESAEMAGISQHKLMLALEPEVAAVFVKEIQIERQADELSKYRPGKKFLVMDLGGGTADLTAMEVVDDGSLKQLHRACGGDWGGNKVNDNFFKFLGSLFGHSVIKECEERYRSDFLDLQKEIEVMKRKFGKGDYMYNSPPKFQIPYMYQTFIKEHHEMELKAIVANSEFSQDAFLSDNGKLKLSAKLIETLLFNPVVNCIKQETENVLHELRGQIQDIMMVGGFSESEFVYQTIKESFPRTKLLRANEAGLAVLKGAVLYGHSPGVISSRRCAFTYGVGLYRVFLKGHDPEDLKCKIQGEDNIPVFVKMVTVGDEVGIGETFDLDEEIFPVKKDAPQMSFKIYRSALDNPVYIDESSIQIGKLTVKNITSSVRISLCFGLTQITVMAVNTDTKENAIAELDLLGEL; this comes from the exons GGTGCTCTGATGAATATGTTGTGAGAAGATTATTTGTGTTCATAAAAGACAATCTTATTTTTGAGTCTCTCCAAGATGGATTGatgcaaaaaaagttattaagtGAGAGAGAAAAGGAAGAATATGTCATTTCAAATTGTGCCAGGCATTACTGGAGTGAAAGACTCCTTAAACTGATTATCAGGAAGGAAAGatgtaaaaaatttgttgcattCATACATCAAATGGCCTGTCATAAGCATGTCTCAGAGAAAATTATGGAGGTTCAGGAAAAAGCTAAAGGAGGGACACTGAAGGCAGCAAATG GTGCTGTGCAGAGAAGAGTTAATTTAACACTCACACATGAATTGCTGCAGAGACATTTCGCTTGTCTTTACATGGAGCTTGAGCCACGAGAAATTGCGGACGAGATGTTTCAAGCAGGCCACTTGACCCTCTTTGACCATGATAATGTCACAGAATCTAACCAAAGATATAAGCGACTGAGTTTTCTTCTTaacattttgatgaaaaaagaaTTGTATGCACAATTAGTGTGTACACTGCAATCCTTGGGGTATAGGTCTGTTCTGGACACCTTGCAAAAAGATAGAAAATTAAAGAACAAACCAT cTGAATACTCAACTTGCATACAACATAACTTTATTCTCCTCCAAGAGAATATCCCTTGCTTTGGCGATGCAAGATTCCTTATGGAACATGAGCTTGATCCGACAAACATCTCGGACATAGAAAGCTGTAAAAATGCAGTCCGCAAGATATCCAAACTACTGAAAATACTGTTGATAAGAGGGAAATCTGCTTGCAAGGAATTTTTCAGGGTAATGGAAGTGGATTTGAAAAGGGAAGACTtaatacagaaaatgaaatataaaagtgCAGAAATTAAACGGAGAG GTAAGCCTAATTTGAATCAAAGACATAGAAGTCTAAGAACACCATGTCTTCAAGaacatgaagaatttttaaatgagGAGCTCGAGCCTTTAGATATATGTGACCTATTGTTCGAAGAGGGAGCCATGGAGATTTCTGCTCATGACAAAATTACAGAGACTAGCAGGCGGCAGAAACAGATGAAATATCTTCTAGAAACAGTGAATGGGAACGAAAATGACTGCTTCCATTTTTTCCTGtacattttacaaaaagaaGGGTATGAAAGTATTTTAGATGAGCTCAAGAAGTCTGCCCCAGGAGCTGTAGGAGCag tgCCACATGAACAATCAGAAAACTTGAGATTATCAATCAGGGTTGCAAGAGAACCAG ATGATGTAGGAAATGGAGATATACACATGCGGTTGTCAGTAGGGGGTCGAACTGGACCTCAGGTGGAACAAGTGTTACAAGATAGTCATTCCTCTGGAACTGAGATCCTGGAGGAAGCCATTTTGCATGGGGTAGTTGACATTAGAGGTGTTTCTTCTGGTTCCATTGTACTTCAGTTGAGACCAGTGACTGACCAAGCAGTTCAAACTTTGCTCAATGTCAGAGACAACAACAGATTAGTGGAAATGATTGTTGGAATGCTTAAAAAGGTCAATATTGCCAGTATGATGGATGGAACAGAACCACTGGAAATCAAGGTGCAGGTTTATAAAGCAAACCCTG tGGGTGTAATTTCAAAGGCGGAAGATGCAGAACTGATCAAAAAGCGATTAAAAGCCCACAGGAATGTACTGGTCTCTGAGTTAGAGCCCAGGGCTATCGCTCATGTACTATCCAAATCTAAAGCCTTTGCTAAAAGTGCCATAGACTCTGTTCTTAATGCTGATAGCTGTAATGATAGAGTTGAAAATCTTTTGTCCTTGGTTGAGGATGGTGATTCTGAGGTTGTGAAGGAGTTTGTGACTGCCTTGAAGGATCTTGGTTATAGTAGTATTGTGGAGTTGATTGATCCACCTGACATCCACAACAGAGCAG aaaatataaggaaaatgatTACGtctaattacaaaaatatccTGGAGGAAATGCAGATGAAATTGGCCAAAGAAACATTGTCAAAATGCGTTGGAGATGTTGATGAAATTAGAGagaaaattttgccaaaaaatggaAACCGTAAAAAGAGGATGAGTAGCTTTCTTCAGTTCATTCTCCAAGACGATCACAATGTGATTGAATTTGAGAAAATGTTGAGGAACAATGATTTGGAGGACCTTCTGAAAATAGATGAAAATGTTCAGGGAGAGCATATACCTACACAAGGCATAG AATTGACGTTTGTTGAAGACCGAATCCATTCATCCTCAGAGGGAGTCCTCTTTGAGGCAGTTATCACCTTGTCACAAACTG TAAAAAGTGACAGAAAAATCCAACAAAAAGTCGGCAAAGTATCGGAGGAAACAGGAGGCCAACAGGGGGAAACTGGAGCAAAGCAGCTGGATATTGACTTTGAGAAGATGCATCTTGATGAATCACCACCACGACGACAGAGACTAGACATGACACCTACTAGCCCAGACATTCCACTAAAAGGAAATGAGAGTATCAGTTCTGTTTCATCTTCAACATCTCTTAAATCCATTATTTCTGATGCAGAGGAAGATAAGAATCCCGGTAAAACTTTCACCAAAAATGTTCcgtcattgaaaaaaaagaaaaatgtagtTAAGACCTTTGGTCATGAAGAGAGGTTTGATCCACAGAAGGAAGCCGATGTACCTTTACCTCCAGTCAGAAAATCTGCTTTGTATGATGAAATATCAAAAAAGGGTGCAGACTTTGCTGGCTCTTCAGCTTTACCCACATACCAAACAG TACTATCGCAGACGTATAAGCTTGTTGCAGCTATAGACTTTGGGACAACATATTCTGGATATGCCTTTTCTTGGAAAAAAGATCCTGCCAATTTTGTCACCCTTAAAAGCTCAAGCTCAGACAAGCTCTCAGAGAAAGAGCCATCAGTTCTACTTATGGACAGGTCTGAGCACCTAGTTGATTTTGGACAGGAAGCGGTGTTGAAGTACAAAGAATTTTGTGAAGAAAAGTTACAGCAAGATTATTTCTACTTCAGCAATTTTAAGATGACTCTTCACAGAAATGAG AATCTTAGCAGAAAAACAATCATTCAGGATGATAAAGGCAGGGAGTGCTTGGCAGTGACGGTATTTTCCTTGTCCATCAAGTACTTCAAGGAGAGGCTTTTGCATCAGCTTGATAAATCAAAGGACCACTGCTCTAATGAAGATATTCGCTGGGTGTTAACTGTCCCAGCAATTTGGGGTGAACAAGCAAAGCAGTTGATGCAAGAAAGTGCTGAAATG GCTGGAATCTCTCAACATAAGTTGATGCTTGCCTTAGAGCCAGAAGTAGCTGCTGTGTTTGTGAAAGAGATCCAGATAGAGCGACAGGCAGACGAGTTGTCAAAGTACAGACCAGGAAAGAAATTCCTTGTCATGGATCTTGGAG GGGGAACAGCTGACCTGACAGCAATGGAGGTTGTGGACGATGGCTCCTTGAAACAGCTTCACCGTGCCTGTGGGGGGGACTGGGGAGGAAACAAGGTCAATGACAACTTCTTCAAATTTCTGGGGAGCTTATTTGGGCATTCTGTCATAAAAGAATGTGAAGAACGTTACCGATCTGATTTCCTCGATTTGCAAAAAGAAATTGAGGTTATGAAAAGGAAATTTGGCAAAGGTGACTACATGTATAACTCACCTCCGAAATTTCAAATTCCTTACATGTACCAAACATTCATAAAAGAACATCACGAAATGGAGCTAAAAGCAATAGTTGCTAACTCAGAATTTTCTCAAGATGCCTTTTTGAGTGATAATGGCAAGCTTAAGTTGTCTGCAAAATTGATAGAAACCTTACTGTTCAATCCAGTGGTCAATTGCATCAAACAAGAAACAGAAAATGTCTTGCATGAACTGAGAGGTCAGATCCAAGATATAATGATGGTGGGTGGATTCTCTGAGTCTGAATTTGTCTATCAGACAATCAAGGAATCCTTTCCTCGTACGAAGCTCCTCAGAGCTAATGAAGCAGGGTTGGCTGTTTTGAAAGGAGCTGTGTTATATGGACACAGTCCTGGTGTTATATCATCTAGGAGATGTGCCTTTACCTATGGGGTGGGGCTTTACCGAGTATTTTTGAAAGGTCATGACCCTGAGGATTTGAAGTGCAAGATTCAAGGGGAGGACAATATTCCTGTATTTGTTAAAATGGTAACTGTTGGTGATGAAGTTGGAATTGGGGAGACTTTTGACCTAGATGAAGAAATTTTCCCTGTGAAAAAAGATGCACCTCAGATGTCATTCAAGATATATAGATCTGCTTTGGATAATCCAGTTTATATTGACGAATCAAGCATTCAAATTGGTAAGCTGACAGTGAAGAACATCACCAGTAGTGTGAGGATTTCTCTGTGCTTTGGACTGACACAGATCACAGTGATGGCAGTGAACACTGACACCAAAGAAAACGCGATAGCTGAACTAGACCTCCTGGGCGAGCTCTAG
- the LOC117681323 gene encoding uncharacterized protein isoform X3, whose amino-acid sequence MSQQNHKLFMRITDSGIGSLGMSPGCSDEYVVRRLFVFIKDNLIFESLQDGLMQKKLLSEREKEEYVISNCARHYWSERLLKLIIRKERCKKFVAFIHQMACHKHVSEKIMEVQEKAKGGTLKAANGAVQRRVNLTLTHELLQRHFACLYMELEPREIADEMFQAGHLTLFDHDNVTESNQRYKRLSFLLNILMKKELYAQLVCTLQSLGYRSVLDTLQKDRKLKNKPSEYSTCIQHNFILLQENIPCFGDARFLMEHELDPTNISDIESCKNAVRKISKLLKILLIRGKSACKEFFRVMEVDLKREDLIQKMKYKSAEIKRRGKPNLNQRHRSLRTPCLQEHEEFLNEELEPLDICDLLFEEGAMEISAHDKITETSRRQKQMKYLLETVNGNENDCFHFFLYILQKEGYESILDELKKSAPGAVGAVPHEQSENLRLSIRVAREPDDVGNGDIHMRLSVGGRTGPQVEQVLQDSHSSGTEILEEAILHGVVDIRGVSSGSIVLQLRPVTDQAVQTLLNVRDNNRLVEMIVGMLKKVNIASMMDGTEPLEIKVQVYKANPVGVISKAEDAELIKKRLKAHRNVLVSELEPRAIAHVLSKSKAFAKSAIDSVLNADSCNDRVENLLSLVEDGDSEVVKEFVTALKDLGYSSIVELIDPPDIHNRAENIRKMITSNYKNILEEMQMKLAKETLSKCVGDVDEIREKILPKNGNRKKRMSSFLQFILQDDHNVIEFEKMLRNNDLEDLLKIDENVQGEHIPTQGIELTFVEDRIHSSSEGVLFEAVITLSQTVKSDRKIQQKVGKVSEETGGQQGETGAKQLDIDFEKMHLDESPPRRQRLDMTPTSPDIPLKGNESISSVSSSTSLKSIISDAEEDKNPGKTFTKNVPSLKKKKNVVKTFGHEERFDPQKEADVPLPPVRKSALYDEISKKGADFAGSSALPTYQTVLSQTYKLVAAIDFGTTYSGYAFSWKKDPANFVTLKSSSSDKLSEKEPSVLLMDRSEHLVDFGQEAVLKYKEFCEEKLQQDYFYFSNFKMTLHRNENLSRKTIIQDDKGRECLAVTVFSLSIKYFKERLLHQLDKSKDHCSNEDIRWVLTVPAIWGEQAKQLMQESAEMAGISQHKLMLALEPEVAAVFVKEIQIERQADELSKYRPGKKFLVMDLGGGTADLTAMEVVDDGSLKQLHRACGGDWGGNKVNDNFFKFLGSLFGHSVIKECEERYRSDFLDLQKEIEVMKRKFGKGDYMYNSPPKFQIPYMYQTFIKEHHEMELKAIVANSEFSQDAFLSDNGKLKLSAKLIETLLFNPVVNCIKQETENVLHELRGQIQDIMMVGGFSESEFVYQTIKESFPRTKLLRANEAGLAVLKGAVLYGHSPGVISSRRCAFTYGVGLYRVFLKGHDPEDLKCKIQGEDNIPVFVKMVTVGDEVGIGETFDLDEEIFPVKKDAPQMSFKIYRSALDNPVYIDESSIQIGKLTVKNITSSVRISLCFGLTQITVMAVNTDTKENAIAELDLLGEL is encoded by the exons GGTGCTCTGATGAATATGTTGTGAGAAGATTATTTGTGTTCATAAAAGACAATCTTATTTTTGAGTCTCTCCAAGATGGATTGatgcaaaaaaagttattaagtGAGAGAGAAAAGGAAGAATATGTCATTTCAAATTGTGCCAGGCATTACTGGAGTGAAAGACTCCTTAAACTGATTATCAGGAAGGAAAGatgtaaaaaatttgttgcattCATACATCAAATGGCCTGTCATAAGCATGTCTCAGAGAAAATTATGGAGGTTCAGGAAAAAGCTAAAGGAGGGACACTGAAGGCAGCAAATG GTGCTGTGCAGAGAAGAGTTAATTTAACACTCACACATGAATTGCTGCAGAGACATTTCGCTTGTCTTTACATGGAGCTTGAGCCACGAGAAATTGCGGACGAGATGTTTCAAGCAGGCCACTTGACCCTCTTTGACCATGATAATGTCACAGAATCTAACCAAAGATATAAGCGACTGAGTTTTCTTCTTaacattttgatgaaaaaagaaTTGTATGCACAATTAGTGTGTACACTGCAATCCTTGGGGTATAGGTCTGTTCTGGACACCTTGCAAAAAGATAGAAAATTAAAGAACAAACCAT cTGAATACTCAACTTGCATACAACATAACTTTATTCTCCTCCAAGAGAATATCCCTTGCTTTGGCGATGCAAGATTCCTTATGGAACATGAGCTTGATCCGACAAACATCTCGGACATAGAAAGCTGTAAAAATGCAGTCCGCAAGATATCCAAACTACTGAAAATACTGTTGATAAGAGGGAAATCTGCTTGCAAGGAATTTTTCAGGGTAATGGAAGTGGATTTGAAAAGGGAAGACTtaatacagaaaatgaaatataaaagtgCAGAAATTAAACGGAGAG GTAAGCCTAATTTGAATCAAAGACATAGAAGTCTAAGAACACCATGTCTTCAAGaacatgaagaatttttaaatgagGAGCTCGAGCCTTTAGATATATGTGACCTATTGTTCGAAGAGGGAGCCATGGAGATTTCTGCTCATGACAAAATTACAGAGACTAGCAGGCGGCAGAAACAGATGAAATATCTTCTAGAAACAGTGAATGGGAACGAAAATGACTGCTTCCATTTTTTCCTGtacattttacaaaaagaaGGGTATGAAAGTATTTTAGATGAGCTCAAGAAGTCTGCCCCAGGAGCTGTAGGAGCag tgCCACATGAACAATCAGAAAACTTGAGATTATCAATCAGGGTTGCAAGAGAACCAG ATGATGTAGGAAATGGAGATATACACATGCGGTTGTCAGTAGGGGGTCGAACTGGACCTCAGGTGGAACAAGTGTTACAAGATAGTCATTCCTCTGGAACTGAGATCCTGGAGGAAGCCATTTTGCATGGGGTAGTTGACATTAGAGGTGTTTCTTCTGGTTCCATTGTACTTCAGTTGAGACCAGTGACTGACCAAGCAGTTCAAACTTTGCTCAATGTCAGAGACAACAACAGATTAGTGGAAATGATTGTTGGAATGCTTAAAAAGGTCAATATTGCCAGTATGATGGATGGAACAGAACCACTGGAAATCAAGGTGCAGGTTTATAAAGCAAACCCTG tGGGTGTAATTTCAAAGGCGGAAGATGCAGAACTGATCAAAAAGCGATTAAAAGCCCACAGGAATGTACTGGTCTCTGAGTTAGAGCCCAGGGCTATCGCTCATGTACTATCCAAATCTAAAGCCTTTGCTAAAAGTGCCATAGACTCTGTTCTTAATGCTGATAGCTGTAATGATAGAGTTGAAAATCTTTTGTCCTTGGTTGAGGATGGTGATTCTGAGGTTGTGAAGGAGTTTGTGACTGCCTTGAAGGATCTTGGTTATAGTAGTATTGTGGAGTTGATTGATCCACCTGACATCCACAACAGAGCAG aaaatataaggaaaatgatTACGtctaattacaaaaatatccTGGAGGAAATGCAGATGAAATTGGCCAAAGAAACATTGTCAAAATGCGTTGGAGATGTTGATGAAATTAGAGagaaaattttgccaaaaaatggaAACCGTAAAAAGAGGATGAGTAGCTTTCTTCAGTTCATTCTCCAAGACGATCACAATGTGATTGAATTTGAGAAAATGTTGAGGAACAATGATTTGGAGGACCTTCTGAAAATAGATGAAAATGTTCAGGGAGAGCATATACCTACACAAGGCATAG AATTGACGTTTGTTGAAGACCGAATCCATTCATCCTCAGAGGGAGTCCTCTTTGAGGCAGTTATCACCTTGTCACAAACTG TAAAAAGTGACAGAAAAATCCAACAAAAAGTCGGCAAAGTATCGGAGGAAACAGGAGGCCAACAGGGGGAAACTGGAGCAAAGCAGCTGGATATTGACTTTGAGAAGATGCATCTTGATGAATCACCACCACGACGACAGAGACTAGACATGACACCTACTAGCCCAGACATTCCACTAAAAGGAAATGAGAGTATCAGTTCTGTTTCATCTTCAACATCTCTTAAATCCATTATTTCTGATGCAGAGGAAGATAAGAATCCCGGTAAAACTTTCACCAAAAATGTTCcgtcattgaaaaaaaagaaaaatgtagtTAAGACCTTTGGTCATGAAGAGAGGTTTGATCCACAGAAGGAAGCCGATGTACCTTTACCTCCAGTCAGAAAATCTGCTTTGTATGATGAAATATCAAAAAAGGGTGCAGACTTTGCTGGCTCTTCAGCTTTACCCACATACCAAACAG TACTATCGCAGACGTATAAGCTTGTTGCAGCTATAGACTTTGGGACAACATATTCTGGATATGCCTTTTCTTGGAAAAAAGATCCTGCCAATTTTGTCACCCTTAAAAGCTCAAGCTCAGACAAGCTCTCAGAGAAAGAGCCATCAGTTCTACTTATGGACAGGTCTGAGCACCTAGTTGATTTTGGACAGGAAGCGGTGTTGAAGTACAAAGAATTTTGTGAAGAAAAGTTACAGCAAGATTATTTCTACTTCAGCAATTTTAAGATGACTCTTCACAGAAATGAG AATCTTAGCAGAAAAACAATCATTCAGGATGATAAAGGCAGGGAGTGCTTGGCAGTGACGGTATTTTCCTTGTCCATCAAGTACTTCAAGGAGAGGCTTTTGCATCAGCTTGATAAATCAAAGGACCACTGCTCTAATGAAGATATTCGCTGGGTGTTAACTGTCCCAGCAATTTGGGGTGAACAAGCAAAGCAGTTGATGCAAGAAAGTGCTGAAATG GCTGGAATCTCTCAACATAAGTTGATGCTTGCCTTAGAGCCAGAAGTAGCTGCTGTGTTTGTGAAAGAGATCCAGATAGAGCGACAGGCAGACGAGTTGTCAAAGTACAGACCAGGAAAGAAATTCCTTGTCATGGATCTTGGAG GGGGAACAGCTGACCTGACAGCAATGGAGGTTGTGGACGATGGCTCCTTGAAACAGCTTCACCGTGCCTGTGGGGGGGACTGGGGAGGAAACAAGGTCAATGACAACTTCTTCAAATTTCTGGGGAGCTTATTTGGGCATTCTGTCATAAAAGAATGTGAAGAACGTTACCGATCTGATTTCCTCGATTTGCAAAAAGAAATTGAGGTTATGAAAAGGAAATTTGGCAAAGGTGACTACATGTATAACTCACCTCCGAAATTTCAAATTCCTTACATGTACCAAACATTCATAAAAGAACATCACGAAATGGAGCTAAAAGCAATAGTTGCTAACTCAGAATTTTCTCAAGATGCCTTTTTGAGTGATAATGGCAAGCTTAAGTTGTCTGCAAAATTGATAGAAACCTTACTGTTCAATCCAGTGGTCAATTGCATCAAACAAGAAACAGAAAATGTCTTGCATGAACTGAGAGGTCAGATCCAAGATATAATGATGGTGGGTGGATTCTCTGAGTCTGAATTTGTCTATCAGACAATCAAGGAATCCTTTCCTCGTACGAAGCTCCTCAGAGCTAATGAAGCAGGGTTGGCTGTTTTGAAAGGAGCTGTGTTATATGGACACAGTCCTGGTGTTATATCATCTAGGAGATGTGCCTTTACCTATGGGGTGGGGCTTTACCGAGTATTTTTGAAAGGTCATGACCCTGAGGATTTGAAGTGCAAGATTCAAGGGGAGGACAATATTCCTGTATTTGTTAAAATGGTAACTGTTGGTGATGAAGTTGGAATTGGGGAGACTTTTGACCTAGATGAAGAAATTTTCCCTGTGAAAAAAGATGCACCTCAGATGTCATTCAAGATATATAGATCTGCTTTGGATAATCCAGTTTATATTGACGAATCAAGCATTCAAATTGGTAAGCTGACAGTGAAGAACATCACCAGTAGTGTGAGGATTTCTCTGTGCTTTGGACTGACACAGATCACAGTGATGGCAGTGAACACTGACACCAAAGAAAACGCGATAGCTGAACTAGACCTCCTGGGCGAGCTCTAG